The following nucleotide sequence is from Peribacillus sp. ACCC06369.
TTCGCTTAACGTCCCTTGATGATGTAAATCTATCATGTAATCTATATCATATTTCGCAAATACATTTTCGTGTAAAGCTTTTACCTCGACTTGCATTTGATCAGTTTTTTTATCATGCTCACGGTTCAAGTCAATCCCGTTTGCATTTGCCCGGGTTAGATGTCGATCACCTTTTGCTAAATAGTCATCAAGAGGGAAATTAACATCTCCCATTGCCCCATCTGCGTTTAACATAGGGATGATCAGAATATTAACATTGTCCAATAAACCTTTAGTCTTATTCGTGCCTAGATGTTTAATGAATTCGAGTGCACCCTCAGTAGTCAGTTGTTCATTTCCATGCTGTTGAGTTAAAAATAGTATAGTTGGGTTTTTAGGATTTGAAATATACTTAGCTAGGTAAATATCTCTCCCTTTTACCGTTTCCCCGATTACTTCCAGTGCCAATCTTTCTTGTTTAGCATCCTGGGTTTCAAGATAACTTACCAAGCTTTCATATGTATGTAGATTTGAAGTTGTAACTTGACCATTTCCAGCACTTGGGCCATTTCCAACCGCTCCGACTGGTAGCGCAACAGCTGTTACTGCGCTTAAAGTCATTAAACTAGATAATGAAACTGTTAGAACTCTCTTCTTAAGACTCATAAAACCCCTCCTCATTAATTTAACAATTAATATAACCTTATTAATATTCTGACATTTTTAACACTTTGTGTTAATAGTGAAAAATAACTATGTTTCCAACTAATATCATTTATTAAACAATAACCGTTGAAAGGACTTCATTTACAAAGGCGATTCTCTCAAAAAAATGTTCTGCCTGTGTTGTTCCTGAAAGATTTAAGTGAAAAATTCATCGAAACCGATCATGAAGAAAAACCAGGCGGGTATCCGTCTGGTTACTTCAATCCTATACTGGAAGTTAATATAAATATCTTTTCCCACTCAATTTTATTTTTTTTATTGCCTGCCCTCCGTCAGGGGAATTGACTCGTATTGTTCCGGATTTATTTTATATACAGATCCATCAGTAACACCATCAATTATCCCATATAACCCGCTTTCCACTGCTTTAGTAAGCATGCCTTTTTTCTTTTGGCCAAAGGATTGTGTTTGGCCCCTTACTTCAAAGAGTACTGTCCCACTTCCGTTTAAAGCAAAGGCTCCTAGTGCCGTTCCAGGAAGGTTTTGGTTTTGCGGATATAAGGATATATTTCCAAATGGAGAATTACCTTGTTGTTTCATAGCATTGTATACCGCTACATTTAATTGTCTGGAAAAATCATAATTATAGTTTTTTGCATATTTGGCATACGTTTGTCCTGAAGGTGTTCTTGGATCCGGAACAAATTGACCGGAAATCGAGTATGTGACTAAATCATCAGTCCCATCGATTTCATAATAGGGAGCTTGGTGGTGCAAGTCCACAAAAATCTCCACCTTCCCATATTGATTAATTAAAGACTTGTAAACATCACGTGATGCTTGTGATTCAGGTGTTATGAACCAACCGGGGGTGGATGATTTTCCAGGGAAGTCTTTAGCTTGAGGGTTATAATTCAAATCAGGATTAAAGTCACGATTGACATCGAATCCAGGTTTGGACTCATAATCAAATGATTCATTTTTATATGTATAATAGTTCCAAGATGGTTTGGCTCCAGCCAGTTGTGGAAATTGTTCCACGACCTCAGACCAGGTCATATCATTACCCCGACGGTTTAATTCAGCAGCATCCGGATTTATTTTAGGCAAAGCGACAAGGGTAATTTCTTTGCGAATTTTCTCCGCTTCAGGAGAATTGGTCCCCAAAAACTTCAAGATATTCAAGATGGCTTCCGTACCAGTCTTCTCATTTCCATGGATCTCACTTTGAATTAAAACTACTTTTTCACCTGTCCCCACGGAAGCTTTATAGATTTCTCTATTTCTATTGGAATATCCAGCTACATCCACTTTCACTTTACCTTGGCTATCACTTGCAATTTGTTCTAGCTTTTTCCCTAGTTCAGCATGGTCTGTAAAACCTGAAACGGAATAAGTTTGTTGACTAGGTGTTCCTGGGGATGTTTCTTTTGCTGCCAATGTCGGTGCCGCGATACTCGCAGATAAAACGAAAACTCCTAGTGTAGAAACAATTTTTCTGTTTTTCATATTACAACGATCACTCCCTTAAAGTTTTCTTCTGTCCCATTATACAATTTGGCAAAGTAGAAATATGTTGGAATTTGATGTCGTAATATGGCTTTTTTTATGATTCAAGACATAATAGTTGGATGGTTCGCCATTGAAAAAATTCGCAATGCCCTTCCAGCCGAATTTTCATTCAATCTTAAGCGATGAAAAGCAGCAAAAAAAAAAGAGATTGTCAGACATTTTTTATCCTTCTGCTTTTACTCAATTTCCCTCCCCCTATGTACTGGTTTTATTCTATGAAGCATGAAGAACATTGGACTAGACAAGTAACTATTAGATGGGTGCTACGCTCCCTTGTTCAGATCGTGATTACATCCTCTTTTTATGAAAGAAGCCCAATTTTCCAACGTCAAAAAATCCGCGACATGTGTATCACGAATTGTTGCTGATATTGGCTTGTAATAGTCGAATTGATAATTTGTACTACTATAACATCACAGTTAATTCATCGTAGTTCCTTTACATGGCAATAAATTTGTTGACCTGTTTCGATTCGTTTACTGTTTGAGCTTCGGGTATACCTAGCATCGGCATCCACTGGGACATCCAATAATACACCTTAAGCTACTGGGAACCGTCAAAACTACCTATCTTTACATTAGGGCTTCTCTAATTTTTTTCTTATTTTTCCAACTATTAATAATAATAACGGCATAAAAAAACAACTGGTTAAGGAAAAAGGTGTCCAGGCTATAGACATAAAGTTTTGATAATGCACTATATCGGGATGCGAAAAGATTGTAAAAGTGAGAATTAGAAAAGCTAATGGGAAAAGAAGGATTTTGTAATTTTGCAGACCTAGCAATTGAACTAATCCTAAGGCGAGTCCATAGCATATGGTCAACTTAAAATATTCTGTAAAAATCCAAATGAAGGCCACAATGACCTCGACCCTTTCAAAAAAATTACCAATGCCAATCCTCATCCCCAGTTTATAAAAAGGATAGGATAGGGTAGGTTAGTTAACTTCCTCACTGGGATAGGAACTCGAGATTTCAATGCTAACCCCCTCTAATCAAAAGCATGTTAAAAAAATTATTGTAATGATCATTAATTGTTTCAAATTAATTTGGCCATTTGAATAACTTGAACATAAAATGGCCAAAACTAAGGAGTATTAAAAAGGAAGGAACAAACAAAAATGTGAATCTGAATGCCTGCTAGTTTCAAAATTTCATCACATCAATTGATGATTTTAATCCTTTTGTATTCGGTTGGAACGGTTATTTTACATACTCCTTCTCCTTTAGCTGGTTTTGCAAAGCAGGATGCGTGGCTTGCTGCATTATTTGGCACAGGAGTTGCATTAATTTTTGTATGGTTCTTCATTAAAACTTTTTGGATGCCGAATACACCACTTGTAGCATTGAATATATTGTTAGCTGTAGTAGTGATCTTGACAGCTCGCCTTGGTATTGAAATTTTTACACGCACATTGGAAATTTTCTTCATACCTGTTCTAATATTACTTACTATTTTTTTAATTTCTGTCATACCTCAAGCGAATGTTCAAAACATACAGCCAGTATTAGAGAATGACGGTTGCATTAAGGATAAATTGGATATGATCGTAATGAAGTTACGAATGAGGTGATATATTGAAACATAAAATAATCATTATACTTAGTCTGGTTTTTATAGTATTCATGACTGTTTTACTCATCTTTTACCTCATAAAAGATGATTCTTCCCGATGGATGGTAGCTTTAGGGGGAATATTGGTAAGTGCGTTGCCCATTTCATTACTATTTGTAAAAAATAATCCTTTTAACATTCCAATCATAATCGGTTATTATGTTTTTGTTTTCTGTACGACATTTTTAGGGTCAATCGCAAATTTTTATGTGGATTTAAAATGGTGGGACTCTACCCTTCACTTCTACAAGGGTATTTTCGTGGGTTTTGTTGGAATTGCTCTTTATAAAAAATTCATTCCTCAAAAGTCGAGAAAAGATATATCAAGCTGGGTCACCTTTCTTTTTGTACTCTCACTTGCAGTCCTTGCCACTGTCCTTTGGGAAGTCTATGAGTATGTAGGTGATCTAACTTTTACTCATACCATGCAGCGAGGCGGTAATAAGGATACCATGTACGATATAATTTGCGGTCTTATCGGTGGTCTGCTTATCTCCAGTTATTCCTGTATAAAAAAATCAAAATTATAATGATTTGTTGAGGTAATCATATGAATAGAAAGCTAGTTATTTTATTAAGTTTAGTGTATGTCCTTTTCATGGCGGCTTTATCTATCTTTTACTATACAACCGATGAAACATTCAAATCCCTGGTTTCGATAGGAGGAGTGGCATGTGGAGCAATTCCCCTTCTATTGGCCCTATTTACCAAGCTTCAATTCAATCTGCCAATTATCATTTCCTATTTAGTCTTCTTATTCGGTTCACAATATTTAGGATCTATTTTAGGCTGGTATGGTCTGGGGTGGTGGGACACACTCTTACATTTACTAAGCGGATCCCTTCTTGCTTTTACAGGTATTGCTTTATATGAACGTTTAATATACAGAAATGCAGGTAAAGAGATATCTCCTTGGTTTGTCTTTTTGTTTACCCTCTCTTTCTCAGCACTTGGTGGTGTTATATGGGAGATCTACGAATTTGGTTCCGATCAATTATTCGGAATGACATTACAAGGCGGGGGAAATAAAGATACAATGATAGATTTGATCGCGGATACTATTGGAGGTCTTATCATTGCAGTGTGGGCCGGAGTTCGGACAAAGGTTAAGGTAAAGAAAACTTGAAAATTACACTTGGTTTAATCAGATCTTTTTTCTTATTGTTAACGTTTTGCTTCAAAAAAGTTGACTGCATATAAAAAACGACCATCATATGGATGGTCGTTTTTTGTCATTTAAATATGATAGATATGATCTTTTCCGTCGTCATCTCACTATCTACCACGTATGTTCCAGGACGTAATCCGTTGGCCTTGCCTTTCTTTTCAACCTCATCAGAAAACCCATAGGCATTCTTAATGACTTTTGCTTTTTGAAGGTTTTTACCTACATCGATGCTTGTCGAGCCTTTAGACACTGTCAGAACTGTACGGTATATGATTTTTTCTGTTGGTTCTTTTACAGTTTCTTTTTCCGCTTCCGCTTTATCTTTAATTGCCTCTGCTTCAGCAATCTGATCTTCCCATTCTTTTTCGGAATGTATGACATACCCTTCAGAAGCCAGGGACTCTTTCATATCATCTTCCGATAGTTTCTCTGATGTACCGGTCGCTTCACCTGGAACAAAGAAGTACACTCCACCGCACAAACCTGCTGCAACAATAAGGCCTCCGGCAAAGCTGCGCATTGATTTAGATGTCATTGGCCACTTTACTCCTTTCATTCTTCGTTTTAATGTAAGGAGTAAGCAAGTTTTCTATCTCATTTTCTGTCTGTTTTGTTTTCAGTGCGATGCTTTCGAATGAATAGCCTCGCTTATGTAGGTCGAGTACTTCACGCAACAAGCTCCGCTTTTCGGAAGACATTGCAAGAATGCCTGCTTCTTGCACCGTAATTTCAGCATCTATCTCGATGTTCCTGATTTTTTCCTGTAATACATTCATTTCATCCCCAAAAGTGCTAGCAATCTGCTCCAATTGACTGTCCACTTTTACAGAATCCTTTTTAATAAACGATAAAATGAACAGTAAAACTGCTGCACCAAACAAAATGACTAGAGCCCATTCCATCATTCTATGTCCCTCCTTAATCTTTGAAACTATAATCTCGCTTTCTAATTATATATTGATTTGTACCAAAACTCGATTTAAATGAACAAAATACCACAATAGTCACGTATTTATGACAAAAAAAGGCGCGAGATGGCCATCCATAAATATTAATAATGAAAAAACGAAATGTAAGGTTTCCATTTGAGGACTATTTTACCATATTTCATTCATTATTTATACCTTTGTTAAGATATTATGGCAAAGGATATTTGTTTGTCCCTTAACATACTGCCAGTTCCAAATAGAGCCCGGACAATGGAATGGATAATGCCTTGTCCTTAGATAAGTGCTCCAACTTTCAACTGAATTCAAATAATGAGAAAAGCTAAGTATAAGTTTAGCTCATGAAAATAACTGCAGCACCCCTATTAGTCATGGCCCCTGTTGCTTCACCTTCTCTTTTACTTTTCCCTTAAAGGATTCCAAGATGTATATTAAATGACAAATGCATTTCCAAAAGATAAGATTATACTATTAGGTTCCTTTTCCTGTTTCATTAAATAGATGAGATTTTTAATAGCATATACTTTTTGGAGGTAATAAGGAGGAAACAATGAATATTAAAATAAATAAAATACCGGGTTTCATGCAAGCCGAAATCGAACAACTTCAATCATCATTATCCCCATTGTTGAAGAAAAATTTGAAATACGGATTTTTTTCGACGGTGATGATAGGATTTTCCATCATTAACCTTTTTTTCCTTTTATTTAAGAGCGATTCCTTACCCATCTCGAAAACCGCACTTGGAATCTATGCATTGGTGGGAGCTGTAGGATTTGC
It contains:
- a CDS encoding DUF5392 family protein, yielding MNIKINKIPGFMQAEIEQLQSSLSPLLKKNLKYGFFSTVMIGFSIINLFFLLFKSDSLPISKTALGIYALVGAVGFALLKENKHNQKEIVKMSQKYMLERIKKSNYLTDSRKSNYFKRVNEHPLSAMNVFIEFLAEEQQSKNKSSHNE
- a CDS encoding M14 family zinc carboxypeptidase, with amino-acid sequence MKNRKIVSTLGVFVLSASIAAPTLAAKETSPGTPSQQTYSVSGFTDHAELGKKLEQIASDSQGKVKVDVAGYSNRNREIYKASVGTGEKVVLIQSEIHGNEKTGTEAILNILKFLGTNSPEAEKIRKEITLVALPKINPDAAELNRRGNDMTWSEVVEQFPQLAGAKPSWNYYTYKNESFDYESKPGFDVNRDFNPDLNYNPQAKDFPGKSSTPGWFITPESQASRDVYKSLINQYGKVEIFVDLHHQAPYYEIDGTDDLVTYSISGQFVPDPRTPSGQTYAKYAKNYNYDFSRQLNVAVYNAMKQQGNSPFGNISLYPQNQNLPGTALGAFALNGSGTVLFEVRGQTQSFGQKKKGMLTKAVESGLYGIIDGVTDGSVYKINPEQYESIPLTEGRQ
- a CDS encoding membrane-spanning protein; its protein translation is MKHKIIIILSLVFIVFMTVLLIFYLIKDDSSRWMVALGGILVSALPISLLFVKNNPFNIPIIIGYYVFVFCTTFLGSIANFYVDLKWWDSTLHFYKGIFVGFVGIALYKKFIPQKSRKDISSWVTFLFVLSLAVLATVLWEVYEYVGDLTFTHTMQRGGNKDTMYDIICGLIGGLLISSYSCIKKSKL
- a CDS encoding GerAB/ArcD/ProY family transporter; the encoded protein is MPASFKISSHQLMILILLYSVGTVILHTPSPLAGFAKQDAWLAALFGTGVALIFVWFFIKTFWMPNTPLVALNILLAVVVILTARLGIEIFTRTLEIFFIPVLILLTIFLISVIPQANVQNIQPVLENDGCIKDKLDMIVMKLRMR
- a CDS encoding M14 family zinc carboxypeptidase yields the protein MSLKKRVLTVSLSSLMTLSAVTAVALPVGAVGNGPSAGNGQVTTSNLHTYESLVSYLETQDAKQERLALEVIGETVKGRDIYLAKYISNPKNPTILFLTQQHGNEQLTTEGALEFIKHLGTNKTKGLLDNVNILIIPMLNADGAMGDVNFPLDDYLAKGDRHLTRANANGIDLNREHDKKTDQMQVEVKALHENVFAKYDIDYMIDLHHQGTLSETDGELVSGSILYPTNANVKPEVLEASKKLGAVVYNSIEPAGWGHIGKYDGGSGENIGRNGAAVRYDIATLLFEMRGMSDHNVESVALGQKSNGYLIKQTVTTLDAAVRALADDSIETVDAGFWDTLPTQSNRPGAESDE